A genomic window from Lycium barbarum isolate Lr01 chromosome 4, ASM1917538v2, whole genome shotgun sequence includes:
- the LOC132636575 gene encoding uncharacterized protein LOC132636575 codes for MMQKIFMAQKYLVEAVSNMSQFQSSEKITIKEIYLKLRGAFPKVHRRKIICNNIGAPKWIFILFLAIHCRLYTKDRLLKWGVTDNSICPLCEVEDESIDHLFFKYELSNGVWCKLLRWQGTNRPVMRWADAVVWMVANVNGKAAAAKMFRAVLAAAVYILWQERNQRVFQGKKRTERVLTRLIIQETICQASKSAPLAGRLGELNFYPQC; via the coding sequence ATGATGCAGAAAATCTTCATGGCTCAGAAATACTTAGTTGAAGCTGTCTCTAACATGTCTCAGTTTCAAAGCTCAGAGAAGATCACAATTAAGGAGATTTATCTCAAATTAAGAGGTGCGTTCCCTAAAGTTCACAGAAGGAAGATTATATGCAATAATATAGGAGCACCAAAATGGATTTTCATCTTGTTTCTGGCTATCCATTGTAGGCTGTACACCAAGGACAGGTTGTTGAAATGGGGAGTGACTGATAACAGTATTTGCCCTTTGTGTGAAGTTGAAGATGAATCAATTGACCATCTGTTTTTCAAGTATGAACTGTCGAATGGAGTGTGGTGCAAATTATTGAGATGGCAAGGGACGAATAGACCAGTTATGAGGTGGGCTGATGCAGTGGTATGGATGGTGGCGAATGTTAATGGGAAAGCTGCAGCTGCAAAAATGTTCAGGGCTGTTTTAGCTGCTGCGGTATATATACTATGGCAGGAAAGAAACCAAAGAGTGTTTCAAGGCAAAAAAAGAACGGAAAGAGTACTTACCAGATTGATTATCCAGGAGACTATTTGTCAAGCAAGCAAATCTGCACCTCTAGCGGGGAGGCTTGGGGAATTAAATTTTTATCCTCAATGCTAG